A single genomic interval of Eriocheir sinensis breed Jianghai 21 chromosome 33, ASM2467909v1, whole genome shotgun sequence harbors:
- the LOC127006612 gene encoding beta-1,3-galactosyltransferase 1-like, which translates to MLTRLVNVHLPSATRVVDAWHRLGSHVVGANTKDTFKKSSGSGSRWRGLIKMPRKPRLPALLAYLFLLTLGLLLYVSARGTQQGPEGGAEAPSWDPAVAEEARGREGDAAGGKGVKRRGRGKDGPVNPHDFHMMINKANLCTNDQKVWLLVVVSSAVPNFLRRRAIRDTWGSASALAPSNAKLVFLLANPHNDALQTQVVEESRTYGDILQEDFTDSYMNLTLKSVMGLKWTATHCQQAQYLLKTDDDIFVNVPTLLTYLQEAGKTRWITGCIKQKKAFRPVNAVPGMPLPPAHPPCVAGAGYVVSGDLIRELYEASLSTRPIPVEDVYVTAHLAKKVNAHPPTHDARFTCGERVTDDCDLAQAFTGHHIGPERMYRVWEKLNPNGVTSPCFDF; encoded by the exons agtggtggatgcgtggcacaggcttggcagtcatgttgtgggtgccaatacgaaagacacattcaagaagag CAGTGGAAGCGGCAGCAGGTGGCGGGGCCTGATCAAGATGCCGAGAAAGCCACGTCTTCCCGCCCTGCTCGCCTACCTCTTCCTGCTCACCCTGGGCCTCCTGCTGTATGTATCCGCTAGGGGCACACAGCAGGGGCCCGAGGGGGGAGCCGAGGCACCGTCCTGGGACCCTGCCGTGGCGGAGGAGGccagggggcgggagggggacGCGGCGGGGGGGAAGGGTGTCAAGAGGAGGGGGCGGGGCAAGGACGGCCCCGTGAACCCCCATGACTTCCACATGATGATCAACAAGGCGAACCTCTGCACCAACGAccagaag GTgtggctgctggtggtggtgagctcCGCGGTCCCAAATTTCCTGCGGCGGCGCGCCATCCGTGACACCTGGGGCAGCGCCTCGGCCCTGGCGCCCTCCAACGCCAAGCTGGTGTTCCTGCTGGCCAACCCCCACAACGACGCCCTCCAGAcccag GTGGTGGAGGAGTCTAGGACCTACGGGGACATCCTACAGGAGGACTTCACGGACTCCTACATGAACCTGACCCTGAAGAGCGTGATGGGCCTCAAGTGGACGGCGACGCACTGCCAGCAAGCCCAGTACCTGCTGAAGACCGACGACGACATCTTCGTCAACGTGCCTACCCTGCTGACCTACCTGCAGGAGGCCGGCAAGACGCGCTGGATCACAG GCTGTATCAAGCAGAAGAAGGCGTTCCGGCCCGTCAATGCTGTACCTGGCATGCCCCTTCCCCCCGCCCACCCCCCGTGTGTGGCTGGCG CAGGCTACGTCGTGTCTGGGGACTTGATACGTGAGCTGTACGAGGCTTCCCTGTCCACGCGTCCCATACCTGTCGAAGACGTGTACGTGACGGCGCACCTGGCCAAGAAGGTCAAcgcccacccgcccacccacGACGCGCGCTTCACCTGCGGGGAGCGGGTCACCGACGACTGTGACCTCGCCCAG GCCTTCACGGGGCACCACATCGGCCCGGAGAGGATGTACAGAGTGTGGGAGAAGCTCAACCCCAACGGCGTCACCAGCCCGTGTTTTGACTTCTGA